The proteins below come from a single Aspergillus oryzae RIB40 DNA, chromosome 5 genomic window:
- a CDS encoding O-methyltransferase (O-methyltransferase), translating to MSQNQPTTRQRNDEAELDLLDFIYAQPNRDEIQGNPQKVLDLIDEFAKSRHLIHVGPEKGKVVADLIAERKPQTMIELGGYVGYSAILFGDAVRRAGGKKYYSLELNPEYAAISTLLLDLAGLRDFVQILVGRSDQSLNKLCASGEVPQVEIMFIDHYKPAYTTDLKLCEQLGMIVPDVSVLVADNVLYPGNPPYLEYVRSTVEQKRKAAEKGPIQMYNTEGIPADALEITRCVGVEKA from the exons ATGTCGCAAAACCAGCCTACAACTCGTCAG CGCAATGACGAAGCCGAACTCGACCTTCTCGACTTCATCTACGCCCAGCCAAACCGGGATGAGATCCAAGGAAACCCCCAGAAAGTACTGGATCTGATTGACGAATTCGCTAAATCGCGTCACCTCATCCATGTGGGGCCCGAGAAAGGGAAGGTCGTAGCAGACCTCATAGCGGAGCGCAAGCCCCAGACCATGATCGAACTCGGAGGTTACGTGGGTTACTCGGCCATCCTGTTCGGCGATGCCGTGCGTCGGGCCGGTGGCAAAAAGTACTACAGTTTAGAGTTGAACCCTGAATATGCCGCCATCTCGACTCTGTTGCTGGATCTGGCGGGCCTCCGAGATTTTGTCCAGATCCTGGTGGGTCGCAGCGACCAGTCCCTGAATAAGTTGTGTGCCAGCGGCGAAGTCCCACAGGTGGAAATTATGTTCATTGATCACTATAAGCCCGCGTATACTACGGATCTGAAGCTATGCGAGCAGCTTGGCATGATCGTTCCCGATGTTTCGGTTCTGGTGGCTGATAACGTGCTCTATCCGGGGAATCCACCGTACCTGGAGTATGTCCGGAGCACGGTGGAGCAGAAACGAAAGGCGGCTGAGAAGGGGCCAATCCAGATGTATAACACGGAGGGTATACCTGCT GATGCCCTTGAGATTACTCGATGTGTAGGAGTTGAGAAGGCGTGA
- a CDS encoding putative NAD binding Rossmann fold oxidoreductase (predicted dehydrogenases and related proteins) encodes MASKTFNVGVVGYGFSAKTFHIPFVSDVPQLKLYAVVQRTPKPDDDAEKDHPGIKSYRTAEDMVKDDGVDVVIVTTAPDSHYQLTKLALEHGKHVVCEKPFTPTTQEADELVALAEKQNKLLAVYQNRRWDADYVTASKLVKSGVLGRVAEFETHFDRHRPEEPAPDVSKWKNKVVPGGSAIYDLGSHLLDQAVHLFGLPNRVTGFIGSQRAVNTSGYEDSFTVLFHYNNGPLVTAKAAVVSPEEEQLRFWVRGEKGSFKKFHLDVQEEQLKSGIKPGDSVYGREPSERYGTLTTIQNGKPVKEVAPTVEPPTWSEYYRKLARALAGEGDLPASGAEARDVIRLIELAQESSRQGKTLDV; translated from the exons ATGGCTTCCAAGACTTTCAACGTTGGTGTGGTCGGATACGGCTTCAGCGCTAAAACATTTCAcattccttttgtttccgATGTTCCTCAGTTGAAACTGTACGCTGTTGTTCAGCGTACACCAAAGCCCGACGATGATGCCGAGAAGGATCACCCCGGCATCAAGTCCTATCGGACTGCCGAGGACATGGTCAAGGATGACGGAGTTGATGTCGTCATTGTCACTACCGCCCCAGACTCTCATTACCAGTTGACCAAGTTAGCCTTGGAGCACGGAAAGCATG TTGTTTGCGAGAAACCCTTCACCCCCACCACTCAGGAAGCCGATGAGCTTGTTGCCCTTGccgagaaacagaacaagTTGTTGGCTGTGTACCAAA ACCGTCGCTGGGATGCCGACTACGTGACCGCCTCCAAGCTCGTGAAGAGTGGTGTCCTTGGCCGTGTCGCCGAATTCGAGACTCACTTCGACCGTCATCGCCCCGAAGAGCCCGCTCCCGATGTTTCGAAGTGGAAGAACAAGGTCGTTCCCGGTGGTAGTGCTATCTACGATCTCGGAAGTCATCTGTTAGATCAGGCCGTGCATCTGTTCGGACTGCCCAACCGTGTCACTGGATTTATTGGCTCTCAGCGGGCGGTCAACACCTCCGGCTACGAGGATTCTTTCACTGTCCTGTTCCACTATAACAACGGTCCTCTGGTGACTGCTAAGGCCGCTGTCGTAAGTCCAGAAGAGGAGCAACTGCGATTCTGGGTCCGCGGAGAGAAGGGCAGTTTTAAGAAG TTCCATCTCGATGTCCAGGAGGAGCAGCTCAAGAGCGGAATCAAGCCCGGCGACAGTGTATACGGCAGAGAACCTAGTGAAAGATATG GCACTCTGACCACTATCCAAAACGGCAAGCCCGTCAAAGAAGTTGCGCCGACAGTGGAGCCTCCCACCTGGTCTGAATACTACAGGAAGCTTGCCCGCGCTCTTGCCGGAGAAGGCGACCTTCCCGCCAGCGGAGCGGAGGCCCGTGATGTTATCCGGTTGATTGAGTTGGCACAGGAGAGTTCACGACAGGGAAAGACCCTTGATGTTTAG
- a CDS encoding HPP family protein (predicted protein): MLRNVDFSRWHVDIDRYLNPLVPRPPWRWLPRPISHFLGYRGDKPPKNLGNLVLAFWSLIGVFCGVLVVAEVSLHVPSFQHHHAPIIVASFGAAAVLEFGAIESPFAQPRNAVLSQVMASAIGIGIGRLFALNPHANALPQVGGALACAITTAVMVLTKTVHPPAGATALLSVTEGYEIGWFLILIMFLGCIMMQSVALVINNIQRRFPVYWWTPDPLPRPKVVVEDTESAREGKQESLASSASDDDTQAPVPARIVIQEGRVSIPDNVWLTAEEKEWLEKISQRIR, encoded by the exons ATGTTAAGGAACGTGGACTTTTCCCGCTGGCATGTGGATATCGACAGATACCTGAATCCGTTGGTTCCACGTCCGCCATGGCGCTGGCTACCTCGTCCCATCTCTCACTTCCTGGGATATAGAGGGGACAAACCTCCAAAGAATCTGGGCAACCTCGTGCTCGCCTTCTGGTCCCTGATCGGCGTCTTCTGTGGTGTATTAGTCGTCGCCGAAGTATCCTTGCATGTCCCCTctttccagcaccaccaTGCGCCAATTATTGTGGCTAGTTTT GGCGCCGCAGCTGTGCTGGAGTTTGGCGCCATCGAGTCACCATTTGCGCAACCGCGCAACGCTGTCCTGAGTCAGGTCATGGCGAGCGCTATTGGAATTGGGATTGGAAGACTCTTCGCCTTAAACCCCCATGCTAATGCACTACCTCAGGTTGGGGGAGCTCTGGCCTGTGCAATCACCACCGCCGTGATGGTTCTGACGAAAACCGTTCACCCGCCCGCTGGCGCAACGGCTCTCCTTTCTGTCACCGAAGGGTATGAAATCGGCTGGTTCCTGATCCTGATCATGTTCCTTGGGTGTATCATGATGCAATCGGTGGCACTGGTGATCAATAACATTCAACGACGGTTTCCGGTGTATTGGTGGACTCCTGATCCTCTTCCGCGTCCCAAAGTTGTTGTGGAGGACACTGAAAGTGCCCGAGAAGGCAAGCAAGAGAGCTTGGCCTCTAGTGCATCGGACGACGATACTCAAGCTCCCGTTCCAGCACGGATCGTTATCCAGGAAGGGAGGGTTTCGATACCGGATAATGTTTGGCTCACggcagaggaaaaggagtGGTTGGAAAAAATCAGTCAGCGCATACGTTAA